The following proteins are encoded in a genomic region of Aquifex aeolicus VF5:
- the bioA gene encoding adenosylmethionine--8-amino-7-oxononanoate transaminase, which produces MWELDPKTLEKWDKEYFWHPFTQMKVYREEENLIFERGEGVYLWDIYGRKYIDAISSLWCNVHGHNHPKLNNAVMKQLCKVAHTTTLGSSNVPAILLAKKLVEISPEGLNKVFYSEDGAEAVEIAIKMAYHYWKNKGVKGKNVFITLSEAYHGDTVGAVSVGGIELFHGTYKDLLFKTIKLPSPYLYCKEKYGELCPECTADLLKQLEDILKSREDIVAVIMEAGIQAAAGMLPFPPGFLKGVRELTKKYDTLMIVDEVATGFGRTGTMFYCEQEGVSPDFMCLGKGITGGYLPLAATLTTDEVFNAFLGEFGEAKHFYHGHTYTGNNLACSVALANLEVFEEERTLEKLQPKIKLLKERLQEFWELKHVGDVRQLGFMAGIELVKDKEKGEPFPYGERTGFKVAYKCREKGVFLRPLGDVMVLMMPLVIEEDEMNYVIDTLKWAIKELEKEV; this is translated from the coding sequence ATGTGGGAATTAGACCCTAAAACGCTCGAAAAGTGGGACAAGGAGTACTTCTGGCATCCATTTACCCAGATGAAAGTCTACAGAGAAGAAGAAAACCTGATATTTGAACGCGGAGAAGGCGTTTACCTGTGGGACATATACGGCAGGAAGTATATAGATGCCATATCTTCCCTCTGGTGCAACGTCCACGGACATAACCACCCTAAACTGAACAACGCAGTTATGAAACAGCTCTGTAAGGTAGCTCACACAACTACTCTGGGAAGTTCCAACGTTCCCGCCATACTCCTTGCAAAGAAGCTTGTAGAAATTTCTCCTGAAGGATTAAACAAGGTCTTTTACTCCGAAGACGGTGCGGAAGCAGTAGAGATAGCGATAAAGATGGCTTATCACTACTGGAAGAACAAGGGAGTTAAAGGGAAAAACGTTTTCATAACGCTTTCCGAAGCCTACCACGGGGATACTGTAGGAGCGGTTAGCGTAGGGGGTATAGAACTCTTCCACGGAACTTATAAAGATCTCCTTTTCAAGACTATAAAACTCCCATCTCCTTACCTGTACTGCAAGGAAAAGTACGGGGAACTCTGCCCTGAGTGCACGGCAGATTTATTAAAACAACTGGAAGATATCCTGAAGTCGCGGGAAGATATCGTTGCGGTCATTATGGAAGCGGGAATTCAGGCAGCCGCGGGAATGCTCCCCTTCCCTCCGGGATTTTTGAAAGGCGTAAGGGAGCTTACGAAGAAATACGACACTTTAATGATAGTTGACGAGGTTGCCACGGGATTTGGCAGGACGGGAACGATGTTTTACTGTGAGCAGGAAGGAGTCAGTCCGGACTTTATGTGTCTAGGTAAGGGTATAACCGGAGGGTACCTCCCGCTTGCTGCGACACTCACAACGGACGAGGTGTTCAATGCCTTTTTAGGTGAGTTCGGGGAGGCAAAGCACTTTTACCACGGGCACACCTACACTGGAAATAACCTCGCCTGTTCCGTTGCACTCGCAAACTTAGAAGTTTTTGAGGAAGAAAGAACTTTAGAGAAGCTCCAACCAAAGATAAAGCTTTTAAAGGAAAGGCTTCAGGAGTTCTGGGAACTCAAGCACGTTGGAGATGTTAGACAGCTAGGTTTTATGGCTGGAATAGAGCTGGTGAAGGACAAAGAAAAGGGAGAACCTTTCCCTTACGGTGAAAGGACGGGATTTAAGGTGGCTTACAAGTGCAGGGAAAAAGGGGTGTTTTTGAGACCGCTCGGAGACGTTATGGTATTGATGATGCCTCTTGTAATAGAGGAAGACGAAATGAACTACGTTATTGATACACTTAAATGGGCAATTAAAGAGCTTGAAAAAGAGGTGTAG
- a CDS encoding endonuclease III domain-containing protein yields the protein MSGIGKRELIELYDKLLQFYGKQNWWPVDLEYHKTHGSDPREEVIIGAILTQNTSWKNVEKALENLKREKALNLKAIKEIPTEKLMELIKPAGFYRQKSLYLKEFANKFPSISHLKNVKREDLLKVKGIGKETADAILLYALDRLEFVVDAYTKRLLERLWNIKGSYEEIKRLFEKNLPKDLEIYREFHALIDIHAKEFCKKKPLCEECPLREKCIKSCF from the coding sequence ATGTCTGGAATTGGTAAAAGAGAGTTAATTGAACTTTACGATAAACTCCTTCAGTTTTACGGAAAGCAAAACTGGTGGCCTGTAGATCTTGAATACCACAAAACTCACGGTTCCGATCCCAGAGAAGAGGTAATCATCGGTGCAATTCTGACTCAAAACACTTCGTGGAAAAACGTTGAAAAAGCTCTGGAAAACTTAAAACGGGAAAAAGCCCTGAACTTGAAGGCGATAAAGGAAATTCCTACTGAAAAATTAATGGAATTAATAAAACCTGCGGGATTTTACAGACAGAAGAGCCTATACCTTAAGGAGTTTGCGAACAAGTTTCCGAGTATTTCCCATCTAAAAAATGTGAAGAGGGAAGACCTCTTAAAAGTTAAAGGAATAGGAAAAGAAACCGCTGATGCTATTCTACTTTACGCTCTCGACAGACTGGAGTTCGTTGTAGACGCCTACACCAAAAGACTCCTCGAAAGATTGTGGAATATAAAAGGTTCTTACGAAGAAATAAAAAGACTTTTTGAGAAAAATTTGCCAAAAGATTTAGAAATTTACAGAGAATTTCACGCACTTATAGACATTCATGCAAAGGAGTTTTGCAAGAAAAAGCCACTATGTGAAGAGTGTCCGCTGAGAGAGAAATGTATTAAGTCTTGTTTTTAG
- the cas6 gene encoding CRISPR-associated endoribonuclease Cas6: protein MRVKAYLEVPKEISIFYRRSFLSLIKKALEKEDENYAKDLFQKKNFKPFTFCVFFENIRINGEILENNGKAIMTVSSGSPDFFHRFYNGLKKLREYNGRYTNGNIKVKKVLMCEEEQITKPRQTFRTLSPIVVINRDKKPVLPSKLGNRNDDFILYDDGAFTQELRYSLKCIFNGLPELKFEHQEGKKSVVKHVVGNRENEKVIKIVAYQGVFTLEGDPYVLNEVYKYGLGFRRYQGFGCLELVKES, encoded by the coding sequence ATGAGGGTAAAAGCTTATCTGGAAGTCCCCAAGGAGATATCGATCTTCTACAGACGATCCTTCCTTTCCTTAATAAAAAAGGCTTTAGAGAAGGAAGACGAGAATTACGCAAAGGATCTCTTCCAGAAGAAGAACTTTAAACCTTTTACCTTTTGCGTGTTCTTCGAAAATATAAGGATAAACGGTGAAATCCTTGAAAACAACGGGAAGGCTATAATGACCGTGTCTTCGGGAAGTCCTGACTTTTTCCACAGGTTCTACAACGGACTAAAAAAGTTAAGGGAATACAACGGCAGATACACAAACGGAAACATTAAGGTAAAGAAGGTTCTTATGTGCGAGGAAGAACAAATTACAAAGCCAAGACAAACCTTTAGAACGCTTTCCCCCATAGTCGTTATAAACAGGGATAAAAAGCCTGTTCTTCCTTCAAAGCTCGGAAATAGAAATGACGATTTCATTTTATACGACGACGGAGCCTTTACGCAGGAACTCAGGTATTCTTTGAAGTGTATTTTCAACGGTCTTCCGGAACTAAAGTTTGAACACCAAGAAGGGAAGAAGTCCGTTGTAAAACACGTCGTAGGAAACAGAGAAAACGAAAAAGTCATAAAGATAGTAGCCTATCAAGGAGTTTTTACTTTAGAAGGTGACCCATACGTTTTAAACGAAGTGTACAAGTACGGACTCGGTTTCCGCCGTTATCAGGGATTTGGATGTCTGGAATTGGTAAAAGAGAGTTAA
- the yidC gene encoding membrane protein insertase YidC, translating into MMDNDNQFWKRFLIFTILMFLFITAYELFYIYYVKPSQPQKTEKKEVVKKEEFKNVNLPQLMLGTFREKQEYKNTKTVKLGIYSLELSEKGGKILRFIDQKYGFDLISKAERELKIFPLEIFTGNPDLDQKLNFGEYEIKEGKNSVELIHKELKVKKILSYKNGAIHLSVEGLKPPFWVFVGSPPDDEAFYTHVGPVLKINGEVVRLDVDDLKGINEFEGNIEFGGEESRYFFKGAKDYQKHIVYKVKLGDKFVSLSTFLYDGEKTIYLGAKDYARLRELGLVDTLDWGTLKIIVKPLFLFLYWIYEHTGSWVLSILVLTFIVRIFLFPLGYKSVVSMQKLQELAPKMEKIKQKYKDDPVKMQEEMMKLYAETGFNPMAGCLPILLQIPIFFALYKVLIITVDLKVSSFLWIPSLADKDPYYILPVIMGLTMILQQKMTPSPDPKQALVGYITSVAFTLLFINFPAGLVLYWTLNNVFNIIQNYLIKEVLLKDKSKGGSKKK; encoded by the coding sequence ATGATGGACAACGACAACCAGTTCTGGAAAAGGTTTTTAATATTCACAATCTTAATGTTTTTATTCATAACCGCTTACGAGCTATTTTACATTTATTACGTTAAACCCTCTCAACCTCAAAAAACAGAAAAAAAAGAAGTAGTAAAAAAAGAAGAGTTTAAAAACGTAAACCTTCCCCAGTTAATGCTCGGAACTTTCAGAGAAAAACAGGAGTATAAAAACACTAAAACTGTAAAACTAGGAATTTATTCCTTGGAATTGTCTGAAAAAGGCGGGAAAATTTTAAGATTTATAGATCAGAAGTACGGCTTTGATTTAATATCGAAAGCTGAAAGAGAGTTAAAAATATTCCCTCTGGAGATATTCACGGGAAATCCAGACCTTGATCAGAAATTAAACTTTGGAGAATACGAAATTAAAGAAGGTAAAAACTCAGTCGAATTAATCCACAAGGAGCTGAAAGTAAAGAAAATACTTTCCTATAAAAACGGAGCAATTCATTTAAGCGTTGAAGGATTAAAACCACCCTTCTGGGTGTTTGTAGGTTCTCCTCCCGATGATGAGGCATTTTATACACACGTAGGACCTGTTCTGAAAATAAACGGGGAAGTTGTAAGGCTTGATGTGGATGATCTAAAGGGTATAAATGAGTTTGAAGGGAATATTGAGTTTGGAGGAGAGGAAAGCAGGTACTTCTTTAAAGGGGCAAAGGATTACCAGAAACACATAGTTTACAAAGTAAAACTAGGAGATAAATTTGTATCACTTTCCACTTTCCTTTACGATGGAGAGAAGACCATATACCTTGGTGCGAAGGACTATGCAAGGCTCAGAGAACTTGGTTTGGTAGATACCTTAGACTGGGGAACTTTAAAGATAATAGTAAAACCGCTCTTTCTCTTCCTGTACTGGATATACGAACACACGGGAAGCTGGGTTCTCTCTATCCTCGTTCTCACGTTTATAGTCAGGATTTTCCTCTTCCCGCTGGGGTACAAAAGCGTAGTTTCTATGCAAAAGCTTCAAGAACTCGCCCCTAAAATGGAAAAGATTAAACAGAAGTATAAGGACGATCCCGTAAAGATGCAGGAAGAGATGATGAAACTCTACGCGGAAACGGGATTCAACCCTATGGCAGGATGCCTTCCCATACTCCTCCAGATACCTATATTCTTTGCGCTATACAAGGTTCTCATAATAACCGTAGATCTGAAAGTCAGCAGTTTCCTCTGGATTCCCAGCCTTGCGGACAAGGATCCCTATTACATACTTCCCGTTATTATGGGACTTACCATGATACTTCAGCAAAAGATGACTCCTTCCCCCGATCCAAAGCAGGCCCTTGTGGGATACATAACCTCGGTGGCATTCACATTACTCTTTATAAACTTCCCGGCGGGACTGGTTCTTTACTGGACGCTGAACAACGTATTCAATATTATTCAGAACTATTTGATAAAAGAGGTTCTCCTTAAAGACAAATCAAAAGGGGGGAGTAAGAAAAAATGA
- the yidD gene encoding membrane protein insertion efficiency factor YidD: protein MKSIVLIFLKFWQKFISPLYPSSCRYYPTCSTYAIMAVEKYGVLKGLIKAFFRVLRCNPFFKGGVDYP, encoded by the coding sequence ATGAAAAGTATAGTTTTAATTTTCTTAAAATTCTGGCAGAAGTTTATATCTCCTCTTTACCCTTCTTCCTGTAGGTATTACCCTACTTGTTCTACATACGCTATAATGGCTGTGGAAAAGTACGGAGTGCTGAAGGGACTTATTAAGGCTTTCTTCAGAGTCTTGAGGTGCAACCCTTTCTTTAAGGGAGGAGTTGATTACCCATGA
- the rpmH gene encoding 50S ribosomal protein L34 encodes MVTEGLKPHISIKKKKRKSGFLARMRTKSGRKIIARRRRKGRKRLAP; translated from the coding sequence ATGGTAACCGAAGGATTAAAACCGCATATATCTATAAAAAAGAAGAAGAGAAAGAGCGGATTTCTCGCAAGAATGAGAACGAAGTCTGGAAGGAAGATCATAGCCAGAAGGAGGAGAAAAGGCAGGAAGAGACTCGCTCCTTAA
- the atpE gene encoding ATP synthase F0 subunit C, translated as MKRLMAILTAIMPAIAMAAEGEASVAKGLLYLGAGLAIGLAGLGAGVGMGHAVRGTQEGVARNPNAGGRLQTLMFIGLAFIETIALYGLLIAFILLFVV; from the coding sequence ATGAAGAGGTTAATGGCTATCTTAACCGCTATAATGCCTGCTATAGCAATGGCAGCGGAAGGAGAGGCTTCCGTAGCTAAGGGACTTCTGTACCTTGGAGCAGGACTTGCTATAGGGCTTGCAGGACTCGGTGCCGGAGTTGGTATGGGTCATGCCGTTAGGGGAACTCAGGAAGGTGTTGCGAGGAATCCCAACGCAGGCGGAAGACTTCAAACCCTTATGTTCATAGGACTTGCGTTTATAGAAACTATCGCTCTTTACGGATTGCTCATAGCTTTCATACTGCTCTTCGTGGTTTAA
- a CDS encoding universal stress protein yields MKVLLVLTDAYSDCEKAITYAVNFSEKLGAELDILAVLEDVYNLERANVTFGLPFPPEIKEESKKRIERRLREVWEKLTGSTEIPGVEYRIGPLSEEVKKFVEGKGYELVVWACYPSAYLCKVIDGLNLASLIVK; encoded by the coding sequence ATGAAGGTACTGCTAGTTTTAACAGACGCTTACAGCGATTGCGAAAAGGCGATTACTTACGCCGTGAACTTCTCCGAAAAACTTGGTGCGGAGCTAGACATTCTGGCTGTACTGGAAGACGTTTACAACTTAGAGAGGGCTAATGTAACTTTCGGTCTTCCCTTTCCACCTGAGATAAAGGAAGAGAGTAAGAAGCGTATAGAGAGAAGATTGAGAGAAGTTTGGGAAAAATTAACTGGAAGTACGGAAATTCCCGGTGTTGAGTACAGGATAGGACCGCTGAGTGAAGAAGTGAAGAAGTTTGTGGAAGGGAAAGGGTACGAGCTCGTGGTATGGGCTTGTTACCCTTCCGCGTACCTTTGTAAGGTAATAGACGGACTAAACTTGGCTTCTCTTATAGTTAAATAA
- the atpB gene encoding F0F1 ATP synthase subunit A produces the protein MEYSHVVYALLAVALAIIFVLKGGKPSLKPTKYQALLEGYLRFVRNMLLENVGERGLKYVPLIAAIGLFVFFGNILGMVPGFEAPTANINTNLALALLVFFYYHFEGFRENGLAYLKHFMGPIPLMAPFFFVVEVISHIARPITLSLRLFANMKAGALLLLTLVSLVIKNPFTLVVSPVVLIFVIAIKFLAIFIQTYIFMILSVVYIAGAVAHEEH, from the coding sequence ATGGAGTACTCGCACGTAGTTTACGCACTCTTAGCGGTGGCACTTGCGATAATTTTCGTCCTCAAAGGAGGAAAACCTTCCCTTAAACCTACAAAGTATCAAGCTCTACTGGAAGGATACCTGAGATTCGTCAGGAATATGCTCCTGGAAAACGTAGGCGAAAGAGGACTTAAATACGTACCCTTGATAGCAGCCATAGGACTCTTCGTTTTCTTCGGGAACATACTAGGAATGGTTCCCGGCTTTGAAGCTCCTACCGCAAACATAAACACCAACCTAGCTTTAGCACTTTTAGTGTTCTTTTATTACCACTTTGAAGGCTTCAGGGAAAACGGTCTTGCTTATTTGAAACACTTTATGGGACCCATACCTCTAATGGCTCCCTTTTTCTTCGTGGTTGAAGTTATATCTCACATAGCAAGACCAATCACCCTCTCCCTCAGGTTATTCGCAAACATGAAAGCGGGAGCACTCCTACTTCTTACTTTAGTAAGCCTGGTTATCAAGAATCCATTCACGCTGGTAGTATCACCGGTTGTGCTTATATTCGTTATAGCTATAAAGTTCCTCGCCATATTCATACAGACTTACATCTTTATGATACTCTCGGTGGTTTACATAGCCGGAGCTGTAGCACACGAGGAGCACTGA
- the hisF gene encoding imidazole glycerol phosphate synthase subunit HisF translates to MLAKRIIPCLDVDKGRVVKGVKFLNLRDAGDPVEVAKRYEEEGADELVFLDITASAEDREIMIDVVKKVAETVFMPFTVGGGIRSLEDMRRLLEAGADKISINTAAVKNPNLIYEGAKRFGSQCIVVAIDAKRKGNSWEVYIHGGRTPTGLDAVEWAKKVESLGAGEILLTSMDRDGTKDGYDIELNRAISEAVNIPVIASGGAGKKEHFYEVFSKTKVEAALAASVFHFREISIPELKEYLLERGINVRPLD, encoded by the coding sequence ATGCTGGCAAAGAGAATAATTCCCTGCCTTGACGTGGATAAAGGGAGAGTTGTGAAAGGTGTGAAGTTCCTAAACCTCAGGGACGCGGGAGACCCAGTGGAAGTGGCAAAAAGGTACGAAGAAGAAGGAGCGGATGAACTGGTATTCCTGGACATAACAGCCTCGGCGGAAGACAGGGAAATAATGATAGACGTAGTAAAGAAGGTTGCCGAAACCGTCTTCATGCCCTTCACAGTGGGAGGAGGGATAAGGAGCTTGGAGGATATGAGGAGACTCTTAGAAGCGGGAGCGGACAAGATATCTATAAACACGGCAGCGGTGAAGAATCCGAATCTTATTTACGAGGGGGCAAAGAGGTTCGGATCTCAGTGTATAGTGGTTGCTATAGACGCAAAAAGGAAGGGAAATTCGTGGGAGGTTTACATACACGGTGGAAGAACACCTACGGGACTTGACGCTGTTGAGTGGGCTAAAAAAGTTGAAAGTTTGGGAGCTGGAGAGATTCTCTTGACTTCCATGGACAGAGACGGGACAAAGGACGGGTACGATATAGAACTAAACAGAGCCATCTCGGAAGCGGTGAACATACCCGTTATAGCTTCTGGGGGTGCGGGCAAGAAGGAACACTTTTACGAAGTTTTTTCAAAGACAAAGGTAGAGGCTGCCCTTGCCGCTTCAGTATTCCACTTCAGGGAAATAAGTATTCCGGAGCTGAAGGAGTATCTTCTGGAAAGAGGTATTAACGTGAGACCTCTTGACTGA